From the Roseateles sp. XES5 genome, one window contains:
- the yacG gene encoding DNA gyrase inhibitor YacG: MADENEKSSATVAPLRKAVPCPICKRPSAREHYPFCSNRCRDVDLNRWLSGSYAIPVADDEAKVDEDDL; encoded by the coding sequence ATGGCGGACGAGAACGAAAAGTCCTCGGCGACCGTCGCTCCGCTGCGCAAGGCCGTGCCCTGCCCGATCTGCAAGCGCCCCTCGGCGCGCGAGCACTATCCCTTCTGCTCGAACCGTTGCCGCGACGTCGATCTCAACCGCTGGCTCTCCGGCTCCTACGCCATTCCGGTGGCGGACGACGAGGCGAAAGTCGACGAAGACGATTTGTGA
- a CDS encoding UPF0262 family protein yields the protein MGTKSSFRLCDVVLDDTIGRATPDVEHERAVAIFDLIEENTFEPLGHAGGPYRLNLSLLDSKLVFAIRTEGGEDVATHILSLTPFRRIVKDYFMICESYYQAIRSSTPSQIEAIDMGRRGIHNEGSQTLMDRLSGKIKFDFDTARRLFTLVCVLYWRG from the coding sequence ATGGGCACGAAGAGCAGCTTCCGCCTCTGCGACGTGGTGCTGGACGATACGATCGGCCGGGCCACCCCGGATGTGGAGCATGAGCGTGCCGTCGCCATCTTCGATCTCATCGAGGAAAACACGTTCGAGCCGCTCGGCCATGCCGGCGGGCCGTATCGGCTCAATCTCTCGCTTCTCGATTCCAAGCTCGTCTTCGCGATCCGCACGGAAGGCGGCGAGGATGTCGCCACCCATATCCTCTCGCTGACGCCCTTCCGGCGCATCGTGAAGGACTATTTCATGATCTGCGAGAGCTACTACCAGGCGATCCGCTCCTCGACGCCGAGCCAGATCGAGGCCATCGACATGGGCCGGCGCGGCATCCACAACGAGGGTTCGCAGACCCTGATGGATCGCCTCTCGGGCAAGATCAAATTCGATTTCGACACCGCCCGCCGGCTCTTCACGCTCGTCTGCGTTCTCTACTGGCGCGGGTGA
- a CDS encoding pyridoxal phosphate-dependent aminotransferase produces the protein MNIVESLSPRSLRAPESGIVEVVNYARGREGLIPLWVGEGDLPTPDFVSRAASEALLRGETFYTWQRGIPELRAALSRYYARRFGAALPAEHFYVVGSGMQAIKLAIEALVSPGDDMIYLTPAWPNFAAAAELSGANPIAVQLDFAGGRWQVDLDRVEAAITPKTRVIFVNTPSNPTGWTATREDLANLLAIARRHDLWIMADEIYALYHYAGGRAPSFLDVMEDGDRVVFVNSFSKNWSMTGWRVGWIVAPPEMGQVLENLIQYSTSGVPQFLQQGAIVALDEGDAFVQANIDKAAKNRDVFCDALIATNRVETLKPDGALYAFLKIDGVTDSRQAALDIVDRTNVGLAPGTAFGPGGELFMRACFLRDPAQVAEAAERLARYIAAR, from the coding sequence ATGAACATCGTCGAAAGCCTGAGCCCCCGTTCGCTTCGTGCGCCGGAGAGCGGGATCGTGGAGGTCGTCAATTATGCGCGCGGGCGCGAGGGGCTGATCCCGCTGTGGGTTGGCGAAGGAGACCTGCCGACGCCGGACTTCGTTTCGCGGGCGGCCTCCGAGGCGCTTCTGCGCGGCGAGACCTTCTATACCTGGCAGCGCGGCATTCCCGAGCTTCGGGCGGCGCTGTCGCGCTACTATGCGCGGCGCTTCGGCGCGGCCCTGCCGGCCGAGCATTTCTACGTGGTCGGCTCGGGCATGCAGGCGATCAAGCTCGCCATCGAGGCGCTGGTTTCGCCTGGCGACGACATGATCTACCTGACGCCGGCCTGGCCGAATTTCGCGGCGGCGGCCGAGCTTTCCGGCGCCAATCCCATTGCCGTGCAGCTCGATTTTGCCGGCGGGCGCTGGCAGGTGGATCTCGACCGCGTGGAAGCGGCGATCACGCCGAAGACCCGCGTGATCTTCGTCAACACGCCATCGAACCCGACGGGCTGGACGGCGACGCGCGAGGATCTTGCCAATCTTCTTGCCATCGCACGCCGCCACGATCTCTGGATCATGGCCGACGAGATCTATGCGCTCTATCACTATGCCGGCGGGCGGGCGCCCTCGTTCCTCGACGTGATGGAGGACGGCGACCGCGTGGTCTTCGTCAATTCCTTCTCCAAGAACTGGTCGATGACCGGCTGGCGCGTCGGCTGGATCGTCGCGCCGCCGGAGATGGGCCAGGTGCTGGAAAACCTCATCCAGTATTCCACCTCGGGCGTGCCGCAGTTCCTGCAACAGGGCGCCATCGTGGCGCTCGACGAGGGCGACGCCTTCGTGCAGGCGAATATCGACAAGGCCGCGAAGAACCGCGACGTCTTCTGCGACGCGCTGATCGCGACCAACCGGGTGGAAACGCTGAAGCCGGACGGGGCGCTCTATGCCTTCCTGAAGATCGACGGCGTGACGGATTCGCGCCAGGCCGCGCTCGATATCGTCGACCGCACCAATGTCGGCCTCGCGCCGGGCACGGCCTTCGGTCCCGGCGGCGAACTCTTCATGCGCGCCTGCTTCCTGCGCGACCCCGCGCAGGTGGCCGAGGCGGCAGAGCGGCTTGCCCGCTACATCGCCGCGCGCTGA
- the galE gene encoding UDP-glucose 4-epimerase GalE — translation MAVLVTGGAGYIGSHMVWALVDAGEDVVVLDRLSTGFRWAVAPEARFYEGDIADAAVLSKIFSENTIDAIIHFAGSIVVPESVADPLSYYDNNTVKSRALIAAAVAAKVPHFVFSSTAAVYGTPDGIEPVLESAALRPESPYGSSKLMTEIMLRDTAAAHDFTYTALRYFNVAGADPRGRTGQSTKGATHLIKVACEAALGKRAGMDVYGLDYPTPDGTCVRDYIHVTDLANAHLKALQRMRAGGGSIVANCGYGRGFSVLEVLEQVKAVSGMEFPVRFAERRPGDAVLIVANPSVAMAELGWKPQHDDLAFIVRTALDWEDHLGRRNQR, via the coding sequence ATGGCAGTTCTGGTGACGGGTGGTGCGGGTTACATCGGCAGCCACATGGTCTGGGCCCTTGTCGATGCGGGCGAGGACGTGGTCGTGCTCGACCGGCTTTCCACGGGTTTCCGCTGGGCCGTGGCGCCGGAAGCGCGCTTCTACGAGGGCGACATCGCCGATGCGGCGGTCCTGTCGAAAATCTTCTCGGAGAACACGATCGACGCGATCATCCATTTCGCCGGGTCGATCGTCGTGCCGGAATCGGTTGCCGATCCCCTGTCCTACTACGACAACAATACCGTCAAGTCACGGGCGCTGATCGCCGCCGCCGTCGCGGCGAAGGTGCCGCATTTCGTCTTCTCGTCCACTGCCGCCGTCTACGGCACGCCCGACGGCATCGAACCGGTGCTGGAGAGCGCGGCGCTGCGACCGGAATCGCCCTATGGCTCGTCCAAGCTGATGACGGAGATCATGCTGCGCGACACGGCCGCCGCCCATGACTTCACCTATACGGCGCTGCGCTACTTCAACGTCGCGGGCGCCGATCCGCGCGGGCGCACCGGCCAGTCCACCAAGGGCGCGACGCATCTCATCAAGGTGGCGTGCGAGGCGGCGCTGGGCAAGCGCGCCGGCATGGATGTCTACGGCCTCGACTATCCCACGCCCGACGGCACCTGCGTCCGCGACTACATCCACGTCACCGACCTTGCCAATGCGCATCTGAAGGCGCTGCAGCGCATGCGCGCGGGCGGCGGCTCCATCGTCGCCAATTGCGGTTATGGCCGCGGCTTCTCGGTGCTGGAGGTGCTGGAGCAGGTCAAGGCGGTGTCCGGCATGGAATTCCCGGTGCGCTTCGCCGAGCGCCGGCCGGGCGATGCGGTGCTTATCGTCGCCAATCCTTCCGTCGCCATGGCGGAACTGGGCTGGAAGC
- a CDS encoding AAA family ATPase encodes MSDRFIILSGCSGGGKSTLLEALRRRGHGVVEEPGRRIVQQELATGGTALPWLDLAGFARRAVEMALADRAAMKDHPGLVFFDRGLIDAASALETAGGAPVLASLAEAHRYNRQVFLTPPWPEIYEGDPERRHGFEAALAEYQRLERTYPLLGYETVILPKAPVEARADFVLARL; translated from the coding sequence ATGTCCGACAGGTTCATCATTCTTTCCGGCTGCTCGGGCGGCGGAAAGTCGACGCTGCTCGAGGCCTTACGCCGGCGCGGCCACGGGGTGGTCGAGGAGCCGGGGCGGCGCATCGTGCAGCAGGAGCTGGCGACAGGCGGCACGGCGCTGCCCTGGCTGGATCTTGCCGGCTTCGCCCGCCGCGCGGTGGAGATGGCGCTCGCCGACCGGGCGGCAATGAAGGATCATCCCGGCCTCGTCTTCTTCGACCGCGGCCTGATCGACGCGGCCTCGGCGCTCGAAACGGCTGGCGGCGCGCCCGTTCTTGCATCCCTCGCGGAGGCGCATCGCTACAACAGGCAGGTCTTCCTGACGCCGCCCTGGCCGGAAATCTATGAGGGCGATCCGGAGCGCCGCCACGGTTTCGAGGCGGCGCTTGCCGAATACCAGCGTCTGGAAAGAACCTATCCGCTGCTCGGCTACGAGACGGTCATCCTGCCGAAAGCGCCGGTGGAGGCGCGCGCCGATTTCGTGCTGGCGCGCCTCTGA
- a CDS encoding Maf-like protein, producing MAQTDTLILASGSPRRVELLAQAGIEPARLMPMDIDETPKRSEHPRSLARRLSTGKAQAALAAIKGDPAFAGSYILAADTVVSVGRRILPKTEMIDEASSALHLLSGRSHRVFTGICLITPDKTVRQKVIDTKVRFKRLSTTDIEYYLASGQWRGKAGGYAIQGIAGSFVVKLVGSYTNVVGLPLYETLTLLSGEGFDVHAGWADA from the coding sequence ATGGCGCAGACCGACACGCTCATCCTCGCCTCCGGCTCGCCGCGCCGCGTCGAACTGCTCGCGCAGGCGGGCATCGAACCCGCGCGCCTGATGCCGATGGATATCGACGAGACGCCCAAGCGCTCCGAGCATCCCCGCTCGCTGGCGCGGCGCCTGTCGACCGGCAAGGCGCAGGCCGCGCTTGCCGCCATCAAGGGCGATCCGGCCTTTGCCGGCAGTTATATCCTGGCGGCGGATACGGTCGTCTCGGTCGGCCGGCGCATCCTGCCGAAGACGGAGATGATCGACGAGGCCTCCAGCGCCCTGCACCTTCTCTCCGGCCGCAGCCACCGCGTCTTCACCGGCATCTGCCTGATCACGCCGGACAAGACCGTGCGCCAGAAGGTCATCGATACCAAGGTGCGCTTCAAGCGCCTGTCGACCACCGATATCGAGTATTACCTCGCCTCCGGCCAATGGCGCGGCAAGGCGGGCGGCTATGCCATCCAGGGCATTGCCGGCAGCTTCGTCGTCAAGCTGGTGGGCTCCTATACCAATGTCGTGGGCCTGCCGCTCTACGAAACCCTGACGCTGCTGTCCGGCGAGGGCTTCGACGTGCATGCCGGCTGGGCGGATGCCTGA
- the hisD gene encoding histidinol dehydrogenase, with the protein MQEAGTHAGRRQGRTDLAIRLDYQSSDFESRFAAFLTTKREVSEDVNAIVRTIIEDVRARGDAALADYSKKFDGLDFATTSMRVSLEEIDAAFDAVDPKIIAALELAAQRIEKHHARQKPKDDIYEDAIGVGLGSRWTAIDAVGLYVPGGTASYPSSVLMNAVPAKVAGVPRIVMVVPAKDGAINPAVLAAARIAGIDEIYRVGGAQAVAALAYGTATVPRVDKITGPGNAYVASAKKHVFGQVGIDMIAGPSEVLVIADADNDPDWLAADLLAQAEHDAGAQSILVTDSEALAEAVEAAVERQLKTLERAETATASWRDFGAVILVPDLGKAVPLANRIAAEHLEIATADPDALLPGIRNAGAIFVGRHTPEVIGDYVGGSNHVLPTARSARFSSGLSVLDYMKRTSILRLGPEQLRALGPAAVTLAEAEGLGAHARSVAIRLNLEG; encoded by the coding sequence ATGCAGGAAGCCGGCACGCATGCCGGGAGACGACAGGGACGAACCGACTTGGCGATCAGACTTGACTACCAGAGCAGCGATTTCGAAAGCCGGTTCGCTGCCTTCCTGACCACCAAGCGCGAGGTCTCCGAAGACGTCAACGCCATCGTGCGCACCATCATCGAGGATGTGCGCGCCCGCGGCGATGCCGCGCTTGCCGATTATTCGAAGAAATTCGACGGCCTCGATTTCGCGACGACCTCCATGCGCGTTTCGCTGGAAGAGATCGACGCGGCCTTCGACGCGGTCGATCCGAAGATCATCGCCGCGCTGGAGCTTGCCGCCCAGCGCATCGAAAAGCATCACGCCCGCCAGAAGCCGAAGGACGACATCTACGAGGACGCCATCGGCGTCGGCCTCGGTTCGCGCTGGACGGCCATCGATGCCGTCGGTCTTTACGTTCCGGGCGGCACCGCGAGCTATCCGAGCTCGGTGCTGATGAACGCCGTGCCGGCCAAGGTCGCCGGCGTGCCGCGCATCGTCATGGTCGTGCCGGCCAAGGACGGCGCGATCAACCCGGCCGTGCTTGCCGCCGCGCGCATTGCCGGCATCGACGAGATCTACCGCGTCGGCGGCGCCCAGGCCGTGGCGGCCCTGGCCTATGGCACGGCCACCGTGCCGCGCGTGGACAAGATCACCGGCCCCGGCAATGCCTATGTGGCCAGCGCCAAGAAGCATGTGTTCGGCCAGGTGGGCATCGACATGATTGCCGGCCCCTCGGAAGTGCTCGTCATCGCCGATGCCGACAACGATCCGGACTGGCTCGCCGCAGACCTTCTGGCGCAGGCCGAGCACGATGCCGGCGCCCAGTCGATCCTCGTCACCGACAGCGAAGCCCTTGCCGAAGCGGTCGAAGCCGCCGTCGAGCGGCAGCTGAAGACGCTGGAGCGCGCGGAAACCGCCACCGCCAGCTGGCGCGATTTCGGCGCCGTCATCCTCGTGCCGGATCTCGGCAAGGCCGTGCCGCTCGCCAACCGCATCGCCGCCGAGCACCTGGAGATCGCCACCGCCGATCCAGACGCGCTGCTGCCCGGCATCCGCAATGCCGGCGCCATCTTCGTCGGCCGCCACACGCCCGAGGTCATCGGCGACTATGTCGGCGGCTCCAACCACGTGCTGCCGACCGCCCGCTCCGCCCGCTTCTCCTCGGGCCTGTCCGTGCTCGACTACATGAAGCGCACGTCGATCCTGCGGCTCGGCCCCGAGCAGTTGCGCGCCCTCGGCCCCGCCGCCGTCACGCTCGCCGAAGCCGAAGGGCTCGGCGCGCATGCGCGTTCCGTCGCCATCCGGCTCAACCTGGAAGGATAG
- the infA gene encoding translation initiation factor IF-1 translates to MAKEEVLEFPGVVTELLPNATFRVKLENEHEIIAHTAGRMRKNRIRVLAGDKVLVEMTPYDLTKGRITYRFK, encoded by the coding sequence ATGGCAAAAGAAGAAGTCCTCGAATTTCCCGGCGTCGTGACGGAACTGCTCCCGAACGCCACCTTCCGCGTCAAGCTCGAAAACGAACACGAGATCATCGCACACACCGCGGGCCGCATGCGCAAGAACCGCATCCGCGTTCTGGCCGGCGACAAGGTGCTGGTCGAGATGACCCCCTACGACCTTACCAAGGGTCGCATCACCTACCGTTTCAAGTAA